Proteins encoded within one genomic window of Pectobacterium araliae:
- a CDS encoding NAD(P)-dependent oxidoreductase has translation MRVFVTGATSGLGRNAVEWLFHAGHQVLACGRDRTAGQQLEALGAQFACIDLVAASVEQFRTLMAGCDVVWHCAAKSSPWGQYDDFYQNNTKVTARLAEAAGQLGIPRFVHISTPAIYFDYQHHLNIDESYRAARFANHYAQTKFLAEERLQALASRYPQTTYVILRPRGLFGPHDRVILPRVLEQIAVGGGVLRLPRGGEVLLDLTFVGNVVEAMALSSQRPGLVSGSAYNITNHEPARLADMLQQLLVGQLGMNYRVKAVPYPLLHTVAGGMELFSWFSRKEPLLTRYSAGAVNFDMTLSAEKAQHELGYQPRFSLQQGIELTGSWFKTHLAQRSTDGHG, from the coding sequence ATGAGGGTCTTTGTCACGGGCGCAACCAGTGGGCTGGGGCGTAACGCGGTGGAATGGCTGTTTCACGCTGGGCATCAGGTACTGGCCTGCGGGCGCGATCGCACGGCGGGACAACAGCTGGAAGCGCTGGGGGCGCAGTTCGCCTGTATTGATTTGGTCGCAGCCTCGGTAGAGCAGTTTCGAACGCTGATGGCAGGTTGTGACGTGGTCTGGCACTGTGCCGCAAAATCCTCACCGTGGGGTCAATATGATGATTTTTACCAGAATAATACCAAGGTAACGGCGCGACTGGCTGAAGCCGCGGGTCAGTTGGGGATCCCGCGTTTTGTGCACATCTCCACGCCCGCGATTTACTTTGATTATCAACACCACCTAAATATTGATGAAAGCTACCGCGCGGCGCGCTTTGCCAATCACTATGCGCAGACCAAATTTCTGGCGGAAGAGCGGCTTCAGGCGCTGGCGTCACGCTACCCGCAAACCACTTATGTGATCCTGCGTCCGCGTGGTTTGTTCGGCCCACATGACCGCGTGATTCTGCCGCGTGTTCTGGAGCAGATCGCGGTGGGTGGCGGCGTGCTGCGGCTCCCGCGTGGTGGCGAGGTGCTACTGGATCTGACGTTTGTCGGCAACGTGGTGGAGGCGATGGCGCTTTCCAGCCAGCGCCCGGGGTTGGTTTCTGGCTCGGCCTATAACATCACTAATCATGAACCCGCACGCCTTGCAGACATGCTCCAGCAACTGCTGGTTGGTCAGTTGGGCATGAATTATCGCGTTAAGGCAGTGCCGTATCCGTTGCTGCATACGGTGGCCGGTGGTATGGAATTGTTCTCGTGGTTTAGCCGCAAAGAGCCGCTGCTGACGCGCTACAGCGCGGGAGCGGTGAATTTTGATATGACGCTCAGCGCCGAAAAAGCGCAGCACGAGCTGGGCTATCAGCCGCGTTTCTCCCTCCAGCAGGGCATCGAATTAACCGGTAGCTGGTTCAAAACACACCTTGCGCAGCGGAGTACTGACGGACATGGCTAA